One Pleuronectes platessa chromosome 9, fPlePla1.1, whole genome shotgun sequence genomic region harbors:
- the cyldl gene encoding ubiquitin carboxyl-terminal hydrolase CYLD, translated as MTSPANHYFIITEKPEYFTHIKPGHICYIPEQRYKRQSSYSKLTVFFLTTSTCLDYDIERKCLSDLSVKSAELLLALPDEAERLTWFREAAALHTALGLTSGTVVMVQVGEEELRGTIRYIGRLTKSQNPLSATFFGIELQGADRGKGDSDGCHRHETLFSCARNCGVFVPFSRVRPVVPSSLSPSVPEPQPRGQELSSGDRVTYFTSSISGHGMVVDVLETEGKQFVRISTDMDENGKTGGEVKVPLECVMKGEVPAEAEGMDLDGPPEEQNQDDLYTGLSVNSVVEVTLAKGNAYGIIRWIGNLAEKEQIFAGLELEEDRGVSDGTFKSRRLFTCPPKRALFVKLISCRPDSRFQSLSANHSEKMLKLDDTESVDEMELSSVKLDTVPPISTEQVNEILIGQMKGIQGHCNSCYMDAALFSLFSCSSVLDSMLFKSTAPRDAPIQKTLLRDIVNPLRSKGFVEGKHIMKLRQQLQKQGYSRSFTTDEKDPEEFLMVIMHHILSLEPLLKLSAGGEVQDSYCYQIFLDQNHSLVLPTVQQLLEHSFHGAGLKLAEVPSCLILQMPRFGKKFKMFEKIIPSLELDITDLLSEGSLQCMLCGTVAEVQCTDCFKDPVFSQTGFKVFCRTCSSQVHCHPQRQSHQPSALEVPKGFLGRLPPQALTRDKLELFAVLCIETSHYVSFIKHGPGSEDWIFFDSMADREGETDGFNIPEVRSCPEVGTYLEMSPTELARQVPRDMKGVAKRLFCDAYMYLYQSTSMCIYR; from the exons ATGACATCACCAGCCAACCATTACTTTATCATAACAGAAAAACCTGAATATTTCACACACATCAAACCTGGACACATATGTTACATCCCTGAACAAAGGTACAAAAGACAAAGCTCTTATTCTAAGTTGACAGTCTTCTTCCTCACTACATCTACGTGCTTAGATTATGACATAGAGAGGAAATGCTTGTCGGACCTGTCGGTGAAGAGTGCCGAGCTGCTGCTGGCGCTGCCGGATGAAGCCGAGCGGCTGACGTGGTTCCGGGAGGCAGCTGCTCTCCATACTGCACTCGGACTCACGTCGGGCACTGTGGTGATGGTGCAGgtaggagaggaggagctgagaggcACCATCCGCTACATCGGAAGACTCACCAAATCTCAAAATCCTTTATCGGCGACTTTCTTTGGGATTGAACTACAG ggggccgacCGAGGGAAAGGCGACAGCGATGGGTGCCACCGTCATGAAACCTTGTTCTCGTGTGCAAGAAATTGTGGCGTTTTTGTCCCGTTCTCCAGAGTCAGACCTGTGGTCCCCAGCTCCCTGTCCCCCTCCGTCCCTGAGCCTCAGCCCCGAGGACAGGAGCTGTCCTCAGGGGACAGAGTCACGTACTTCACCAGCAGTATATCTGGTCATGGGATGGTGGTGgacgtgctggaaacggagggAAAACAATTTGTACGGATCTCCACG GACATGGATGAAAATGGGAAGACGGGAGGAGAAGTGAAAGTTCCACTGGAGTGTGTGATGAAGGGAGAGGTCCCTGCAG AGGCAGAGGGGATGGACCTGGACGGGCCGCCGGAGGAACAGAACCAGGATGATCTGTACACGGGTCTGAGTGTGAACTCTGTGGTGGAGGTGACGCTGGCTAAAGGAAATGCGTATGGAATCATCCGCTGGATCGGCAATCTGGCTGAAAAAGAGCAAATCTTCGCCGGACTGGAGCTG gaggaagacagaggagTGAGTGATGGCACCTTTAAGAGCAGGCGTCTGTTCACGTGTCCTCCCAAGAGGGCGCTGTTCGTGAAGCTCATCTCCTGCCGTCCCGACTCGCGCTTCCAGAgcctctcagccaatcacagcgagAAGATGCTCAAACTGGATGACACAG agagcgTTGACGAGATGGAGCTCAGTTCAGTGAAGCTGGACACGGTTCCTCCAATCAGCACCGAGCAAGTGAACGAGATTCTGATTGGACAAATGAAAGGGATCCAGGGCCACTGCAACTCCTGCTACATGGACGCTGCCCTCTTCAG tctgttctcctgctcctcggtGCTGGACTCGATGTTGTTTAAATCGACTGCACCTCGGGACGCGCCCATTCAGAAAACTCTGCTCCGGGACATCGTCAACCCGCTGCGCAG TAAGGGCTTCGTGGAAGGAAAGCACATCATGAAGctccggcagcagctgcagaaacaaGGCTACAGTCGCTCCTTCACCACGGATGAGAAGG ATCCAGAGGAGTTCCTCATGGTCATCATGCATCATATCCTGTCCCTGGAGCCTCTCCTCAAGCT CTCGGCCGGCGGTGAAGTGCAGGACAGTTACTGTTATCAGATCTTTCTGGACCAGAACCACAGCCTGGTGCTGCCGACggttcagcagctgctggaacATTCCTTCCACGGAGCAGGACTCAAACTGGCCGAG GTTCCGTCCTGCCTCATCCTCCAGATGCCTCGATTTGGAAAGAAATTCAAGATGTTTGAAAAAATCATTCCCTCTCTGGAGTTGGACATCACTGACCTGCTCTCtgaag gttctCTGCAGTGCATGCTCTGTGGAACCGTGGCTGAGGTCCAGTGCACCGACTGTTTCAAAGATCCTGTTTTCAGTCAGACGGGATTTAAAGTTTTCTGCAGGACGTGCTCGTCTCAG GTGCACTGTCATCCCCAGCGGCAGTCCCACCAGCCGTCGGCTCTGGAGGTCCCCAAAGGTTTCCTGGGTCGCCTGCCCCCTCAGGCCCTGACCAGGGACAAGCTGGAGCTGTTCGCCGTGCTCTGCATCGAGACCAGTCACTACGTGTCCTTCATCAAGCACGGGCCGGGCTCCGAGGACTGGATCTTCTTCGACAGCATGGCGGACAGAGAAG GAGAGACAGACGGCTTCAACATCCCCGAGGTGCGCAGCTGCCCGGAGGTCGGCACGTACCTGGAGATGTCTCCGACCGAGCTGGCCCGGCAGGTGCCTCGGGACATGAAGGGCGTGGCCAAGCGTCTGTTCTGCGACGCCTACATGTACCTGTACCAGAGCACGAGCATGTGCATCTACCGCTGA